The following coding sequences lie in one Candidatus Nitrospira allomarina genomic window:
- the arsC gene encoding arsenate reductase (glutaredoxin) (This arsenate reductase requires both glutathione and glutaredoxin to convert arsenate to arsenite, after which the efflux transporter formed by ArsA and ArsB can extrude the arsenite from the cell, providing resistance.), with amino-acid sequence MADILIYHKPTCSTCRQVIKLVEQSGQPYTTINYYEKTFSKSTLKGLLKKAGIKSSEIIRKKEEIYKKLNLQNSEFTDDELLDILIKHPDLIQRPLVQKGDQVILARPPETVTKIL; translated from the coding sequence ATGGCTGACATCCTCATTTATCACAAACCAACGTGCTCCACCTGCAGACAGGTCATCAAATTAGTAGAGCAAAGCGGGCAACCCTATACGACCATTAACTATTACGAAAAAACTTTTTCTAAATCCACGCTCAAAGGGCTACTCAAAAAAGCTGGGATTAAATCGTCAGAAATCATCCGTAAAAAGGAAGAGATATACAAAAAGCTGAACTTACAAAACTCAGAATTCACCGATGATGAATTATTAGATATCCTCATCAAACATCCGGATCTCATCCAGCGTCCTCTGGTCCAAAAAGGGGACCAAGTAATCCTCGCCCGCCCTCCGGAAACCGTCACCAAAATTCTTTAA
- a CDS encoding ZIP family metal transporter: METIGSLIGLGAIAGVFPIYLGIALALIVAKAMSRTWEGYLTGIATGVLVYLFFDLMHEAVEFTGATDVLSWVAFLGSLLIGFVGLVLIEQRQQGRNRTEPSKLFLPYMIALGMGLHNLGEGLAIGAAYMQGEWVLSGVLIMGFALHNGTEGFAIIGSAGKSRPSFKDIFLMGLLAGLPTCLGTLISGFAVSHYFTIMFFALAAGSLLYVIFSLTTIFYTATRRVQSAYGVFTGISLMFLTAMVLQIVSGIRT; the protein is encoded by the coding sequence ATGGAAACAATCGGATCATTAATCGGGCTTGGCGCGATTGCGGGGGTTTTCCCGATTTATCTCGGCATTGCCTTGGCTTTAATAGTTGCAAAGGCCATGAGCAGGACTTGGGAAGGCTATTTAACTGGAATCGCAACGGGTGTACTGGTCTATCTCTTTTTTGACCTCATGCACGAGGCTGTGGAATTCACGGGCGCGACAGATGTTCTTTCGTGGGTCGCCTTTCTCGGAAGCCTGTTGATCGGGTTTGTGGGATTAGTCCTCATTGAGCAACGCCAGCAGGGTCGGAATCGGACAGAGCCATCCAAGCTATTCCTCCCCTACATGATTGCGCTAGGAATGGGCCTTCATAATTTGGGGGAAGGCCTGGCAATCGGCGCCGCCTACATGCAGGGCGAATGGGTCTTAAGCGGGGTCCTCATTATGGGTTTCGCTCTACACAATGGGACAGAAGGATTTGCCATCATCGGCTCGGCTGGAAAATCAAGACCGAGTTTCAAAGATATCTTTTTGATGGGATTGCTGGCAGGTCTGCCAACTTGTTTGGGAACTTTAATCAGCGGATTCGCGGTGTCTCACTATTTTACCATCATGTTTTTTGCGTTAGCCGCGGGCTCGCTGTTATATGTAATCTTTTCTCTAACCACGATTTTCTATACCGCCACCCGTCGGGTCCAATCGGCCTATGGGGTCTTCACTGGTATCAGTCTCATGTTCCTCACGGCCATGGTTCTGCAGATCGTCAGCGGCATTCGCACGTAA
- a CDS encoding pentapeptide repeat-containing protein: MANQDQLKLIKAGVNVWNAWRKANPSIRIDLSGGNFSRLELSCVDLAGANLQDVNFNHADLSGAILAGANLTESSLLETNLTGANLENANVSDADLLRAILIRANLERAHLAKTDLTGADLTEANLTEANLLLANLQGAKLIEANLERCKLREANLAQADLASANLGRADLAQANLTQANLGGANVEQASLIQVNLEEANLQDLYNTTLLQLSKAKSLRQARLDPPIYAQLSMEYPHVCGED, from the coding sequence ATGGCGAATCAAGACCAATTGAAGCTCATCAAGGCGGGGGTAAATGTCTGGAATGCATGGAGAAAAGCCAATCCTTCCATTCGCATAGATTTGAGTGGTGGAAATTTTTCCAGACTGGAATTGTCCTGTGTCGATTTGGCCGGTGCTAACTTGCAAGATGTCAATTTCAATCACGCGGATCTTTCAGGTGCCATATTGGCCGGGGCTAATTTGACAGAGTCCAGTTTGTTGGAAACAAATTTGACCGGCGCGAACTTGGAAAATGCGAATGTGAGTGACGCGGATCTTCTCCGGGCCATACTCATACGGGCGAATCTTGAGCGGGCACATCTTGCCAAAACGGATTTAACAGGGGCAGATCTCACCGAAGCGAATCTGACTGAAGCGAATCTTCTCTTGGCCAATTTACAAGGCGCAAAACTCATTGAGGCTAATTTGGAGAGATGTAAGCTGCGAGAGGCAAATCTGGCCCAGGCGGATCTTGCTAGCGCCAATCTTGGTCGTGCTGATTTGGCACAGGCCAATCTCACGCAAGCGAATCTAGGGGGTGCGAATGTTGAGCAGGCTTCACTGATTCAGGTGAATTTGGAGGAGGCTAATCTTCAGGATCTTTACAACACGACTCTCCTCCAATTGTCAAAAGCCAAATCATTGCGGCAGGCTCGCCTTGACCCGCCAATCTATGCACAGCTTTCAATGGAGTATCCTCATGTATGTGGGGAGGATTAG
- a CDS encoding DnaJ domain-containing protein — protein sequence MALNEHNRRKFVAGMSRRIAKLRDQSEQSLDFAIETMFQERTEAYLHVEQGLIEVDRMLGLVEGELEDITELTTAQRLESRLEFIEDRFEEFESEIRQRPRRRRHKINLFNFFKAAGGSGGEGEPTSVRGEIRSSVQAYEVLGVEFGSPLPVVTRAFRERAKKIHPDIRQGDRSSEPELRRIIEAYQFLKTDYFGSTASDSMQRPF from the coding sequence ATGGCGTTAAATGAACACAATCGTCGGAAATTTGTGGCTGGCATGAGTCGGCGGATTGCTAAGCTTCGTGATCAATCTGAGCAAAGCTTGGACTTTGCTATTGAAACGATGTTTCAAGAGCGGACAGAGGCCTATTTGCATGTTGAGCAGGGGTTGATCGAGGTTGATCGGATGTTGGGGCTGGTTGAGGGGGAGTTGGAGGATATTACCGAATTGACTACGGCCCAGCGTTTGGAATCACGCTTAGAATTTATTGAGGACCGGTTTGAAGAGTTTGAAAGCGAGATCAGGCAGCGTCCTCGCCGTCGAAGGCACAAGATCAATCTTTTTAATTTTTTCAAGGCTGCGGGCGGCAGCGGAGGGGAGGGAGAGCCCACTTCTGTTCGTGGGGAAATTCGTTCGTCTGTCCAAGCCTATGAAGTACTGGGTGTTGAATTTGGAAGTCCTTTGCCAGTGGTGACTCGAGCCTTTCGGGAGCGGGCCAAAAAGATACATCCTGATATTCGGCAGGGCGACCGCAGTTCCGAGCCGGAACTGCGGCGTATTATCGAAGCCTACCAGTTTCTCAAAACCGACTATTTTGGCAGTACGGCCTCAGATTCTATGCAGCGGCCATTTTGA
- a CDS encoding aldo/keto reductase: protein MSESTTERQPNRLSHETSPYLLQHAYNPVDWFPWGEEALNLAKKENKPILLSIGYSACHWCHVMERESFENQAIADLMNRYFVNIKVDREERPDLDEIYMQATTAMNQGHGGWPMTVFLTPDQEPIFAGTYFPPTDRYGRPGFGSILTNIGEGWKKDQSNIAQQASRFTARLRNALQPASPLAVGAAEIEDAVKQYARDFDARYGGFGRAPKFPPATGLSFLLRQYHWSREKKILAMVTKTLDGMAEGGLYDHIGGGFARYSTDDEWLAPHFEKMLYDNALLARTYVEAFQVTGENRYRQVATETLDYILREMTAPEGGFYSATDADSEGVEGKFFVWTPEQIREILTNEQDATCFCAYYDITDEGNWEHTNIPRTKKSLETVAKELGCSPEDLRETIMRTKSTVYQARLKRVPPGLDDKIITAWNGMMIGTMAEAGRVFNHEPYLDGAIRAADFLLTTLSRPESRLWRTYRAGHAHLNACLEDYAYAAEAMIDVYEATGHERYLHEGVSLAERLLEDFEDREHGGFFTTAADHEALIIRGREGADGATPSGNAVAASALARLSFHRDREDFRKAATNAIRAYGQQIGQVPRGFPKSLMVVDLLLRGPVELALVGSPTDKGYNQLRTAVNACFVPYRILAYRQELEAETPHPLLTGKTLVDGQAALYVCKNFACQAPITDPQEAIDVLTYPQGTITSTDPPVQALTSQGLSGHATPQGTGQYVARILASPQDSPPSSHGYTSLGSTGLTTSRIGFGGYRINLGVEDHRRALEKSLQDGCNLIDTSTNYADGGSERLVGVVLKDLIAKEVVSRDEVIVVSKIGYVQGNNLTRAETREQAGKPFPEMVKYGEGIWHCLHPSFLEEQLILCLDRLGLETLDICLLHNPEYFLSDAKNRNLSIDPLRLEDLRQEFYRRLEQAFSYLETQIAAGRLQYYGVSSNTCTAKPDNPEATSLSRMLKAAEAAAKHAGIPHHHFRILQLPMNLFESGALLTPNTGPEQAQTVLSFAQEANIAVLVNRPLNAIPGKGGGMIRLADPQVEISNTNFDAQQPKVAALENDYKQVLAPQVPTPEKGAAPLDYFNWAEELKRIRPSIHNLEHWDQIESQTIAPHANQVFQLLTRHFAGKQEEVQIWESWRDRYVPELVSLLKVMRMEAAQKSAKKLSEIRKLIDPLIPESKREEPFARKALWAVASIPGVTCVLNGMRHPVYVDDSLTILKWEALPQSRALFETIHTSEVP from the coding sequence ATGTCTGAATCCACAACAGAACGCCAACCCAATCGTCTGAGTCACGAAACGAGCCCTTACCTCCTTCAACATGCCTACAACCCGGTAGATTGGTTCCCCTGGGGAGAGGAGGCGCTGAATCTGGCAAAAAAAGAAAATAAGCCTATCTTGCTCTCCATAGGTTATTCGGCCTGCCATTGGTGCCACGTCATGGAGCGGGAATCCTTTGAGAATCAGGCCATCGCAGATCTGATGAACCGGTACTTTGTGAATATAAAAGTGGACAGGGAAGAACGTCCGGATTTGGATGAAATCTATATGCAGGCCACGACTGCCATGAACCAGGGGCACGGCGGATGGCCCATGACCGTATTTCTCACCCCTGATCAGGAACCCATTTTTGCGGGAACTTATTTCCCTCCCACCGACCGCTATGGTCGTCCGGGATTCGGATCAATCCTGACAAACATCGGGGAGGGGTGGAAGAAAGATCAATCCAACATCGCCCAACAAGCCAGTCGATTCACCGCACGCCTGCGAAATGCCCTGCAACCCGCATCTCCCCTTGCCGTTGGCGCAGCCGAGATTGAAGATGCCGTTAAGCAATATGCTCGTGATTTCGACGCACGCTACGGGGGATTTGGACGTGCACCCAAATTCCCACCTGCCACCGGCCTCTCCTTTCTCCTGCGCCAATATCACTGGAGTCGAGAGAAGAAAATACTCGCCATGGTCACCAAAACCCTGGATGGGATGGCCGAAGGCGGACTGTATGATCATATTGGTGGAGGATTTGCTCGCTATTCCACCGATGACGAATGGTTAGCCCCGCACTTTGAAAAAATGCTGTATGACAACGCACTCCTTGCTCGGACATACGTTGAAGCGTTTCAAGTCACAGGTGAGAATCGATACCGCCAGGTCGCCACAGAGACCCTAGATTACATTTTACGAGAAATGACTGCACCGGAAGGTGGTTTTTATTCAGCCACTGATGCGGACAGCGAAGGAGTGGAAGGTAAGTTTTTCGTGTGGACCCCGGAACAGATACGTGAAATTCTGACAAACGAACAAGACGCCACTTGCTTTTGCGCGTATTACGACATCACGGATGAAGGCAATTGGGAACACACCAACATCCCACGCACAAAAAAATCACTCGAAACCGTAGCGAAGGAATTAGGCTGTTCCCCTGAAGACTTACGTGAGACCATCATGCGTACAAAATCCACCGTGTATCAGGCTCGTCTGAAACGTGTACCACCGGGACTCGATGACAAAATCATCACCGCCTGGAATGGCATGATGATCGGCACGATGGCCGAAGCCGGTCGAGTATTCAACCATGAACCGTATCTGGATGGTGCCATCCGGGCCGCCGATTTCCTGCTAACCACGCTTTCACGGCCTGAAAGCCGGCTGTGGCGCACCTACCGGGCAGGGCACGCTCACCTCAATGCCTGTTTGGAAGATTATGCTTATGCGGCCGAGGCGATGATCGATGTCTATGAAGCCACAGGGCATGAACGGTATCTCCATGAAGGAGTCTCATTAGCGGAACGCCTCCTTGAAGACTTTGAAGATCGAGAGCATGGAGGATTCTTTACCACAGCCGCCGATCATGAGGCCTTAATTATCCGGGGGCGGGAAGGTGCCGATGGTGCAACTCCCAGTGGAAATGCGGTGGCCGCATCGGCGTTAGCCCGCTTATCATTTCACCGTGATCGCGAAGACTTTCGGAAAGCCGCGACCAATGCTATCCGTGCCTATGGCCAACAAATCGGTCAGGTGCCACGAGGGTTTCCCAAAAGTCTCATGGTCGTCGATCTTTTATTACGAGGGCCGGTGGAATTGGCTCTCGTGGGATCTCCCACTGACAAGGGATATAACCAACTCCGCACGGCGGTCAATGCGTGTTTCGTCCCGTATCGCATTTTGGCCTATCGGCAAGAGCTGGAGGCTGAAACCCCTCATCCCCTGTTAACCGGGAAAACCCTGGTCGATGGGCAAGCCGCGCTCTATGTCTGTAAGAACTTTGCCTGCCAGGCTCCGATTACCGATCCTCAAGAGGCCATTGACGTATTGACTTATCCTCAGGGAACCATCACCTCAACTGACCCACCCGTGCAAGCACTGACCAGCCAGGGGCTTTCCGGACATGCCACTCCTCAAGGAACGGGGCAGTACGTGGCCAGAATCCTGGCCAGCCCTCAGGATTCGCCCCCTTCCTCCCATGGATATACGTCTTTGGGTTCAACCGGATTGACCACTTCTCGCATAGGCTTTGGTGGTTACCGGATCAACCTTGGAGTGGAAGACCACCGCAGAGCCCTTGAAAAGTCTTTACAAGACGGGTGCAACCTTATCGATACGTCCACCAATTATGCCGACGGTGGGAGCGAACGATTGGTGGGTGTTGTGCTCAAGGATCTCATCGCTAAAGAGGTTGTCTCTCGTGATGAAGTCATCGTGGTTTCAAAAATCGGCTATGTGCAGGGCAATAATCTTACGCGCGCTGAGACCAGGGAACAAGCCGGCAAACCGTTTCCCGAGATGGTCAAATATGGCGAAGGCATCTGGCATTGCCTCCATCCATCGTTTCTAGAAGAACAACTCATTCTGTGCCTTGATCGCCTGGGACTGGAAACCCTGGATATCTGCCTCCTGCATAATCCAGAATATTTCCTGTCCGATGCCAAGAACAGGAACTTGTCGATTGATCCCCTCAGACTTGAAGATCTCCGGCAAGAGTTTTATCGCCGCCTGGAACAGGCATTTTCTTATCTGGAGACACAAATCGCCGCCGGCCGTTTGCAATACTATGGAGTCTCCTCCAATACCTGCACGGCCAAACCCGATAATCCCGAAGCCACCTCTCTCTCTCGCATGCTCAAGGCCGCTGAAGCTGCCGCAAAACATGCCGGCATTCCGCACCATCATTTTCGAATACTGCAACTCCCGATGAATCTGTTTGAATCGGGAGCTCTGCTCACGCCCAATACCGGTCCCGAACAGGCGCAAACAGTCTTGTCATTCGCCCAGGAAGCCAACATTGCTGTTTTGGTGAACCGGCCTCTGAATGCCATTCCTGGAAAAGGCGGAGGCATGATCCGCCTCGCAGACCCTCAGGTGGAAATTTCCAATACAAATTTTGATGCCCAACAACCAAAAGTCGCCGCGCTGGAGAACGACTACAAGCAGGTGTTAGCACCCCAGGTCCCCACACCCGAAAAAGGAGCTGCTCCGCTGGACTATTTCAACTGGGCCGAAGAACTGAAGCGGATTCGTCCGTCTATCCACAATCTCGAGCACTGGGATCAAATTGAATCACAAACGATTGCCCCACATGCCAATCAGGTCTTCCAACTGCTCACCCGACATTTCGCCGGCAAACAGGAAGAGGTGCAAATATGGGAATCGTGGCGCGATCGCTATGTCCCTGAACTCGTCTCCCTCCTCAAGGTCATGCGCATGGAGGCCGCACAAAAAAGTGCAAAGAAACTCTCTGAAATTCGTAAGCTCATTGACCCCCTTATACCAGAATCCAAACGGGAAGAACCCTTTGCCCGGAAAGCCCTCTGGGCGGTTGCCAGTATCCCAGGTGTAACCTGTGTGCTCAACGGCATGCGACATCCTGTTTATGTGGATGACTCACTGACCATTCTGAAATGGGAAGCGCTCCCTCAATCCCGTGCACTATTTGAGACTATTCATACATCCGAGGTTCCCTGA
- a CDS encoding NAD(+)/NADH kinase, with product MSTFQTIGIITKPNAPNILKEISHLRDWLVAHHKTVILDSTQGFPTSDSPTRIQIAQEADLLIVLGGDGTMLSGARLVEQRGIPILGVNMGGLGFLTEINFDDLPTALEKVFAGKWQLDKRLMLKVQLQRGDQILCTYSALNDVVISKGHLARMIATRIWVNHAFMTNLRGDGLIVATPTGSTAYSLSAKGPILDPRLEVLLINPICPHTFSHRPFLAPGDVPITIELTSQEPAMATIDGQVGVEMLTGDLVQVRASDHRTHLIRFPERSYFEVLRTKLKWGDG from the coding sequence ATGTCTACCTTTCAGACCATCGGGATCATCACCAAACCTAACGCCCCCAATATTCTGAAGGAGATTTCCCATCTTCGAGATTGGTTGGTGGCCCATCACAAAACCGTCATTCTTGATTCTACTCAAGGATTTCCTACTTCGGATAGTCCCACACGTATTCAGATTGCCCAGGAAGCCGACCTCCTTATTGTATTGGGTGGCGATGGCACGATGTTAAGCGGGGCACGGCTTGTTGAACAACGAGGGATTCCTATCCTGGGAGTCAATATGGGAGGTCTGGGTTTCCTCACTGAAATCAATTTTGACGATCTCCCCACAGCCTTAGAAAAAGTATTCGCAGGGAAATGGCAACTGGATAAACGCCTGATGCTAAAAGTCCAGCTACAACGCGGCGACCAAATTCTCTGCACCTACTCAGCCTTAAACGACGTGGTCATCAGTAAAGGCCACTTAGCAAGAATGATCGCCACGAGAATATGGGTAAACCACGCATTTATGACAAACTTGCGTGGTGATGGACTCATCGTCGCTACTCCGACGGGATCGACCGCTTACTCCCTTTCGGCAAAGGGTCCGATTTTAGATCCACGGCTGGAAGTGTTGCTGATCAATCCAATTTGCCCACACACCTTTTCCCACCGCCCCTTCCTCGCCCCTGGCGATGTGCCGATCACCATTGAACTGACAAGTCAGGAACCAGCCATGGCGACCATAGATGGCCAAGTGGGAGTAGAAATGTTAACTGGTGATCTTGTGCAAGTGCGAGCCTCAGACCACCGCACGCATCTTATTCGTTTTCCCGAGCGAAGCTACTTTGAGGTATTACGTACAAAATTAAAGTGGGGGGATGGGTGA
- a CDS encoding c-type cytochrome produces MNHYLLILGSSFFLSIIHTPIAWSVNPAGYGSAGGEFNIKISRVPSNEIAKAKSAQPPIEPTSEILAEGKEIFLGRGGCISCHGAEGKGDGPAAKNLPIQPRNFTNPKFNTYRTPGEMMWVLKNGSLGQTGRVPGTGMLPVVQPNGFISEEDGWKVLLYERSLGEQQP; encoded by the coding sequence ATGAATCACTACCTGCTTATTTTGGGAAGTAGCTTTTTTCTCTCCATCATCCATACGCCAATAGCTTGGTCAGTCAACCCTGCCGGCTATGGTAGCGCAGGTGGTGAATTCAACATCAAAATCTCCAGGGTCCCCTCGAATGAGATAGCCAAAGCCAAATCGGCGCAACCTCCAATTGAACCCACCTCGGAAATACTTGCCGAAGGTAAAGAAATTTTTTTGGGACGTGGAGGGTGTATTAGTTGTCATGGTGCCGAAGGTAAAGGGGATGGGCCGGCCGCAAAAAACCTTCCCATTCAACCGAGAAATTTTACCAACCCGAAGTTTAACACCTATCGAACACCGGGTGAAATGATGTGGGTCCTTAAAAACGGAAGTTTGGGACAAACCGGCCGAGTCCCTGGAACAGGAATGCTTCCGGTTGTTCAGCCCAATGGTTTCATTTCGGAGGAAGATGGATGGAAGGTGTTGCTGTATGAACGAAGCCTCGGAGAACAACAGCCATAA